The window AAATACCTGCTTAATGTCTTCGTCTGTAAACTGAAGCAAGGGTCTAAATCCTTTATTAGCCCCAGCATTGTTTATCTGTGAAAGAGGTTACAAATTAGATAGTTACAAAGTGATAAGCATCTAATCGATGGTTTCAAAAGATTACCCAAATGTCAATATGACCGAGTTCACTAACAGCAAAATTTGCCAGTTTCTGCACATCGCCGGCTTCACAAACATCACATGCTATGCCAACTACTTTTGCATGTTTCAGGTTCTTGGATAACCCGCCTGCACTGTTTATACCTTCCTTCAGGTTTTCCTCAAGCTCTCTGACAGTTGCTTGTACAGACTCGGGGCTGCCTTGACATAATTCAGTAATCAGTAGCAGTAGTActatttatacacacacacatatcatAAATTCAAAATCTAAGTATCACCTTCGAGAAGCAACAACCACACGATCTCCAGAAAGAAGAAATTCACGAGCAAGTGCTTTTCCAAGTCCCCTTGTGCTGTACCAGCCAATCAAAAGACGCAAAATACATGTAAATCATACTTTTATGCTCTCTTGAAGCCATtatatatgaaaatattatactaGATCAATCTTCGTGATACTACAGAATTAAAAAGCCTCCTCCACCAGTCCCACAACTCCTTACAAAATTTATTAAGAAGAAGAGCAAGCGAGAGAGAGTATCTACCTTCCACTGATGACAACATTTCGTGGACCAGCTCGACAGTGATCCTCTAAAACCATGTTAGATCCAACCATAGTTCCGATAATAATTCCACCAAGCCAGCTATAACAAACTAGCTCATTCAAATCACTGTCTCCACCTTCAAAAAAATCCAATAAATTAGAGGTCTACATATGGAACATTACATTTCGGACGGATAATATGAAACTAAATAGTAACATGCTTCTAACCTGACAACTGAAACCCAATTGCTAGTATGACTCCTGTGCTCATCATGGTCACAATATATCTTCCGATTTGAACGGCAGCCTATTTTTAAAGACACTTACAAGCATGTCAGAATCATGATAAACAAGACAACCTTGAAACGATCTATCATTATTTGAAAGATGTCTTTCATAAATctcactgaaaaaaaaaaaaaaaaaaaaaaaaaagaagaaagacaaaATCTTGAGGCTTAAACTTCGTAGTACAGTCTTGCTTCCCCAAAGTTCAGTGATGAAAGATAAATCTTGAGGGGTTAACTTCATTTCTCCTTTCATTTGTTGATAAGAATTTGAATAACAACCCTAACAGAACAATCATTTCGAAAAAGTTCAGTTTCCTCCTTggattttctcagcaaccaaacaaccaaaaaaaaaaaaaaaaaaacaagtttatgaaagcttcaaaatttaaaatctgaATCATTTTCCTCCTTGGATTTTCCCACCCAAAAAATGTTTCAAACTTCAAGGTTTAAAATCCCAAACAAGCTTggattttctcaaaaaataaacaaatacatgCTCCAACTAAACAaatcataattaattaactcAAAACACTGTTAATTAAACGAAAACAAAGACCAGCAAAAACATTACTCACAGATTGACAGACCTCCTCCAACTTGGCCACCGCGTTCCTGTACTCCTCCCCATCTCTAAGCCCCACACCAAAACCCCCCAAAACACTAGATTTCAAAGATTTCAAAATCCCACTCCCACCTCCCTTCTTCAAATTCCTGCACTTTCTCGCACTTTCCTCCTCTCCCTCCTCCGTACCCCCTCCGTTGTCCTCCCCCCTGAACGACCTGCACGGTTTCAAGGAAAACCCATTTCGCCCCGCGGGCAGCAGCCCCCCGGACCGCCGAAAACCCGACCCGATTATCAACTCCGGGCCGGTTCCGCggtggtccttgaaattgaagtATTCCAAGCTCTGTGGGCATACGTGGAGCCTCGCTACCATGGCCATTGCAGATAACAACACAGTGGCTGAAAGTGCTTCAAAATGTGGCTCCAATATCTTGAGCTCTCTTCCGAATTTTCGGTCGAAAAAGCTCTCTACCGAATTTTCGGtccaaaaatcattaaattaaatttaatctaATTTGTTTAAAAGACTGATGGAAAACTTAcgttaaataataaaatttaaatttaaaatttgggaTGTTGGGTGACGGAAATTGTCTTGTTGCGGGGGAAGATATTATTCGCGGGAGATTTAGGGGGAGGAGAGTGGCAGCGTGCGGGCAAGGAGGTGCGTGATGACCACAAGTTAGGGGAACCTCATCTGCCGAGTGATTGGTGACACGTGTCGTTGTGTTTCTGTGTCATCGTGTCGCTTTTGCGTTGGCTAGATGGGAAGATCAAAGACGAGTCTTGTGAAACACGGCTCTGATTGAGTGGGTCTTGTGAAACACGGCTCTGATTGAGTGGTATAATGGCAACTGCTGACCGTTGGATTAGCGAGGGAAGTTTAACACATCATCGATTCGGGCCCAAGTTTGATATTGAAGACAGATTAGGCCCAACCATTTGCAGTTATGTTGGATTGGGCCAAACCATGAATCGTTCTTATTTAAACTTTCTTCTTTCGATCCAGCACTAAGCTTTTCCGATGGCCAATTTCTTacctttagaaaaaaaattgttgttatTAACGGGATAAGgagaattcaaaactattagaataatttaaaaaatgaggaATTTTAAATCCGGAATGCATGAGTGTAAACCTAACACCATATTTATTAAGATATTACACCACAACCACTAATTTTTTACCCTCttcattattaatttttcttgtgtttatacTGTATATTGCAAAAAATTGAAGTGCAGTAATCTGGATGAGCCACATGTTAATGTAAGTCCGCCACGCACTCACCTCTCAAGTACATGAATTACACAAGGCTAAGGGctgatttggtattgctgtgctttgaaaaaaaactgtttctgctgtgctgtgagaataagcagctgtgaaataaagcagcagagtgtttgataaacttttttgtaaaagtgcttttgaaaaaaaaaaaaaaaaaaccagtattagagtgtttggtaaacttttatgtaaaacagatgtgaaaaaaacaggtttttcaaagctgagttttgcaatttcttgtttttgactttttttcatccaaaactgtgaaaaaaaactgaagctgagtgtttaccaaacacaaaaacagctcccagcttttttttatagcagcttttttcagaatcacctcaataccaaaccatGTCTAAATTGATACACATAAATATTTGATAAAATTCCTACCTTCTCCAATGATACCTAAACCCGAGAATGTTAGTGAATCTTTTCAAATGCATGTTCTAGATCTATgatctttgtttttaaaaaatttaagaaatagcTTTTTGTCCTTTGATTGGAGTAATTAGTGAGCAATAAAAGTTAAAtcgtgaaaataaaattttcaaaacgaTTGTTCAAACATAATTATAAAAACTAAAAGGACGTTAATTCAACAGATAAAAACTATTTTTCTCTTTCTGTAAAATATTTGACTTAAAGGGGAACTTCGTCCAAACTACAAAAGCATAGATTAAGGTTTAGCCTATAAAAATGATTCCTTTTAGGAAAAACCTGTAGAAACCTAGATGAAAAATGGGGCTCTAGGGATTACCTTTGAGGATTTAAGAAAAAGTGCTAAAAGTgtaaaaagccaaaaaaataaACGCGCATACTTCTATcgtccaaaaaaataaaataaacgcgCATGCCTTGTTTGACGCCTCCAAAATCTATCTCCCTCTAAAACCTCTCTCCTCGGTTTTTTCTCAATTCATTTTCGACCATCTTTCTTTTGTCTGTTGTctgagaaggggagagagagagagttagcaAGAACCCACAAGTATACAGGGGGGAAGGAAGGATGCAGAGGCATCCAGATCAACGGTCGAGATCCGCCAAGCCCACCACCATCCACGGCTTCGCTCAGTCCGGCGACCTTCTTGGCTTCCAGAAGCTGCTTCGGGAAACCCCATCTCTTCTCAACGAAAAAAATGCCGTTGTAAGATATCCTTCTCTTGTAAATTTGAATTCACGAAATGGGGTTTTTCAATAATTCGATTTCGTGTCGAAAGCTGACGTCTTTGAAATTCTGGGTGCATTTTGTTTGATGggttttggaatttggaatACTTGCCAATTGGGTTGTGCAAATTCAACCCGTTTGATCATGTTTCTTTACCACTTTAATGTAGGATTTGGCTTCTTTGATGGTTAATGTACTatattttcttgtatttataattGTATGCGGATGTCGGTGCATAAAGGAAGGGAAGTATTGATCTTTTTCTTGGTAAATATATTGTGGTAGAGCCTGTAAAATGGAATGTAGTTGTGGATTATGTACCGTTTGATGTTTTGGGTGGATTGAAGAGAGGCATTGAGCTGGATCTAAGTGTGTTAAACTGTTCGATGACGGATAAGTCAGTTTCTTTTCAGGGTTGTCATTACTGGTAGATGGGTTAAGTTAATTGACTTTCATTTCTAAATGGTCTGTGTTGCTAAATTGAAGATCCGATACCATACCgtatttatatttttgtagGCATATACTTTTCTTTGGTCAGTTCATAAACCTTAGTTTTTATAACTACAGAAAGGGTAGTTcaagaaaggaataaagaaaTGTGAGATTAGGAGGTTTTCTTTGAAGTTTTGGTTAGTAAAACGGCAGGGCATTTCTTTTATCATTTGGTGATAATTATGTAGGATAGTATCACTACCATTGGATGTGAACATCAAGTAAGGTTATCTTATCCTCTAATGAATCCTTTGTTTCCCTGAATGCAGATGCAACAAACTCCACTTCATGTTTCTGCTGGTTACAACAGGGGCGACATAGTTAAATTCCTTCTTGATTGGCAAGGGCCGGGTGAAGTTGAGTTGGAAGCCAAGAACATGGTAGGTCTCATGTCTGAATTTTGTATCACCTCAATCGTTTCGAAACTCAATTTTGAAACTGAATTTGTTGTCTTATAATAgatttcttatttgattttggGTGTTAATAACATGTTGAGCTTTGCAGTACGGAGAAACACCATTGCACATGGCAGCAAAGAATGGATGCAATGATGCTGCACGGTTGCTTCTTGTCCATGGTGCTTTTATCGAAGCCAAGGCAAATGTAAGTTTTGTTTCACCCAAGTCAATTTCTGTTGAGTTTTGGATTTCTAACCATT of the Pyrus communis chromosome 1, drPyrComm1.1, whole genome shotgun sequence genome contains:
- the LOC137740429 gene encoding probable chlorophyll(ide) b reductase NYC1, chloroplastic isoform X2, producing MAMVARLHVCPQSLEYFNFKDHRGTGPELIIGSGFRRSGGLLPAGRNGFSLKPCRSFRGEDNGGGTEEGEEESARKCRNLKKGGGSGILKSLKSSVLGGFGVGLRDGEEYRNAVAKLEEAAVQIGRYIVTMMSTGVILAIGFQLSGGDSDLNELVCYSWLGGIIIGTMVGSNMVLEDHCRAGPRNVVISGSTRGLGKALAREFLLSGDRVVVASRSPESVQATVRELEENLKEGINSAGGLSKNLKHAKVVGIACDVCEAGDVQKLANFAVSELGHIDIWINNAGANKGFRPLLQFTDEDIKQIVSTNLVGSILCTREAMRIMMNQAKGGHIFNMDGAGSGGSSTPLTAVYGSTKCGLRQLQSSLLKECKRSKVGVHTASPGMVLTDLLLSGSSLKNKQMFNFICELPETVARTLVPRMRVVKGTGKAINYLTPPRILLALVTAWLRRGRWFDEQGKALYAAEADRLRNWAENRTRFYFTDAMEMYTENTWVSVFSLSVVCAFIILSSTSSNLPGT
- the LOC137740429 gene encoding probable chlorophyll(ide) b reductase NYC1, chloroplastic isoform X1 is translated as MAMVARLHVCPQSLEYFNFKDHRGTGPELIIGSGFRRSGGLLPAGRNGFSLKPCRSFRGEDNGGGTEEGEEESARKCRNLKKGGGSGILKSLKSSVLGGFGVGLRDGEEYRNAVAKLEEVCQSAAVQIGRYIVTMMSTGVILAIGFQLSGGDSDLNELVCYSWLGGIIIGTMVGSNMVLEDHCRAGPRNVVISGSTRGLGKALAREFLLSGDRVVVASRSPESVQATVRELEENLKEGINSAGGLSKNLKHAKVVGIACDVCEAGDVQKLANFAVSELGHIDIWINNAGANKGFRPLLQFTDEDIKQIVSTNLVGSILCTREAMRIMMNQAKGGHIFNMDGAGSGGSSTPLTAVYGSTKCGLRQLQSSLLKECKRSKVGVHTASPGMVLTDLLLSGSSLKNKQMFNFICELPETVARTLVPRMRVVKGTGKAINYLTPPRILLALVTAWLRRGRWFDEQGKALYAAEADRLRNWAENRTRFYFTDAMEMYTENTWVSVFSLSVVCAFIILSSTSSNLPGT